GAGCTGATCGACGGAGTGGAGTTCGGCGGCGTGGCCGATTATCTGGAGTCGGCAGAGCGGTCGGGCACAAACTTGTTCGTTTAAAGGCAAATCAGTCGGTAAAAAAACGCGGCGAAAGCCGCGCTTCGTGCAGGTATTGGAGCCAACGGTGCCAGAGCACCTGTTCATCCCCGAACAGTATACGGGAGAGCGAGGCCACCGTATGATATCCGGACGGGAGCCTTGGAACGTTCACCCATGTGGCGACGATGGACATTCAGATCATCCGCCGTTCCAGATCGACGGTAACTTTGGCGGTCCGGCCGGGCTCGCCGAGGCGCTTTTGCAGAGTCACCGCAGCGAAGATGACCTGCCGCTGATCGAGTTGATTCCGGCTCTGCCGCCCTTGTGGAATGAGGGCGCAATCAAAGGATTGCTCGCCCATGGCGGCGTGACGGTGGACCTCGCATGGAAAGATGGGCGTGTCGCATCCGCCACTTTCACGGCCTCGCGCGACAGGGACGTGAGCGTGACGGGTCCGGCCATCGTTGCAGAACGATTACCCACAAAACGATGACTGCTAATCGGCGACCTCAGCGTGCTGTTGGCGAATGCGATCCAAGGCCTGCTCCACCGACGCCCGCACCCGCGGGGTTGGAATGCGCCGCAGCCATTTCTGGA
This genomic stretch from Termitidicoccus mucosus harbors:
- a CDS encoding glycoside hydrolase family 95-like protein; translation: MISGREPWNVHPCGDDGHSDHPPFQIDGNFGGPAGLAEALLQSHRSEDDLPLIELIPALPPLWNEGAIKGLLAHGGVTVDLAWKDGRVASATFTASRDRDVSVTGPAIVAERLPTKR